From one Bacteroidota bacterium genomic stretch:
- a CDS encoding DUF4199 domain-containing protein, whose product MQLYLKWAVFVAAAGILIRLIMFFAGISIDPSMQWVQWIGTVIGLALVFLGVRERKMQDPSAFTFGTGWVTAFMICLLAGVISALWVFVDASFIETDMIDNARKMQEAAMIAQKMPADQMKQAKPMMDFFISPSGFAISTVFMYLIGGALVGLLIAPIVKAIGGNAGAEPQTPTAAGM is encoded by the coding sequence ATGCAATTGTACCTCAAATGGGCGGTTTTTGTCGCCGCAGCCGGTATCCTGATCAGACTCATCATGTTTTTCGCCGGCATTTCGATCGACCCATCGATGCAGTGGGTGCAATGGATCGGCACCGTCATCGGGCTAGCACTCGTGTTCCTTGGTGTGCGTGAACGAAAAATGCAGGATCCCTCCGCTTTCACGTTCGGCACCGGTTGGGTCACCGCATTTATGATTTGCTTGCTTGCCGGCGTGATCAGCGCGCTCTGGGTCTTTGTCGATGCATCGTTCATCGAAACGGACATGATCGATAACGCCCGCAAGATGCAGGAGGCTGCGATGATCGCACAAAAGATGCCTGCCGATCAGATGAAGCAAGCAAAACCCATGATGGATTTCTTTATTAGTCCGAGCGGATTCGCCATTTCGACGGTATTCATGTACCTCATCGGCGGTGCGCTGGTTGGACTCTTGATCGCTCCGATCGTCAAAGCGATCGGTGGCAACGCCGGAGCGGAACCCCAGACTCCGACTGCGGCCGGCATGTAA